In one window of Cellulophaga sp. HaHa_2_95 DNA:
- a CDS encoding acyl-CoA desaturase, with protein sequence MTKETVRFSRKDSTQFFKTLNKRVNDYFKENKIKKTGDWRLHLKTAVMFALFLAPYFLILTLNLPNWANLLLTILIGIGMAGVGMNVMHDGNHGSYSNKKWVNKLMGGSIYILAGNVFNWQVQHNVLHHTYTNIHEHDEDLEAGRILRFSKHAEWRKHHKFQHFYSVFLYGLLTFNWAITTDFQQMYRYTKRKLSYGELPNPFVNWSKLVITKIIYLTIWIVLPMLILSIAWWKILIGFFIMHYVAGVILSVTFQLAHVVEDADTPLPDENGNMKNTWAIHQLFTTVNFGTKNRIVNWFTGGLNHQVEHHIFPNISHVHYTKIAKIVKETANEFNLPYNEYKTTRKAIISHFSHLKELGKKPSIQY encoded by the coding sequence ATGACTAAAGAAACCGTTCGATTTTCCAGAAAGGATTCTACCCAATTCTTTAAAACATTAAACAAGAGGGTAAACGATTACTTCAAAGAGAATAAAATAAAAAAAACAGGAGATTGGCGATTACATTTAAAAACAGCTGTAATGTTCGCTTTATTTTTAGCACCCTATTTTCTAATACTTACCTTAAACCTTCCTAACTGGGCCAACTTATTATTAACTATTCTAATCGGAATAGGTATGGCAGGTGTTGGTATGAATGTAATGCATGATGGAAATCATGGTTCTTACTCTAACAAAAAGTGGGTAAATAAATTAATGGGAGGTAGCATTTATATTCTTGCAGGTAACGTATTTAATTGGCAAGTACAACACAATGTATTACACCATACGTACACCAATATTCATGAACATGATGAAGATTTGGAAGCCGGAAGAATTCTTAGATTCTCTAAGCATGCGGAATGGAGAAAACACCATAAATTTCAGCATTTCTATTCAGTATTTCTATACGGATTACTGACGTTTAACTGGGCCATTACTACCGATTTTCAACAAATGTACCGCTACACGAAACGTAAGTTATCTTATGGCGAACTACCAAACCCTTTTGTAAACTGGAGCAAACTGGTTATCACAAAAATTATATACTTAACTATTTGGATTGTTCTTCCGATGCTTATTTTGAGTATTGCTTGGTGGAAAATTCTAATAGGCTTTTTTATCATGCACTATGTGGCTGGCGTAATCTTAAGTGTAACCTTTCAATTAGCGCATGTTGTTGAAGATGCAGACACGCCATTACCAGATGAAAATGGCAATATGAAGAACACATGGGCGATTCACCAACTATTTACTACGGTTAATTTTGGAACTAAAAACAGAATAGTAAACTGGTTCACAGGAGGTCTAAACCACCAAGTTGAACATCATATTTTCCCTAATATTAGTCATGTTCATTACACAAAAATTGCTAAAATTGTTAAAGAGACTGCAAATGAGTTTAATTTGCCTTACAACGAATACAAGACGACGAGAAAAGCTATAATTTCGCACTTTAGTCATTTAAAAGAACTAGGCAAAAAGCCTTCGATACAGTATTAG
- a CDS encoding DinB family protein: MTLKLATLLGVFFMVTFSHAQKASKTQNLESPIENLTQTTIHDVLIGNQKQVIQLAEAFSEAQYAWRPMDGVNSVSEALLHVAGGNYFLASKMGFAPPEDVDVMGLTKISGKENIIAALKKSNEFVLASILMVKNDNLTDEVDFGFAKMSTLAGLLAIMEHNGEHKGQLIAYARSNNVTPPWSLN, encoded by the coding sequence ATGACACTTAAATTAGCAACACTACTCGGAGTATTCTTTATGGTAACATTTTCTCACGCGCAGAAAGCATCCAAAACACAGAACCTTGAAAGTCCAATAGAAAATTTAACACAAACGACCATCCATGATGTGTTAATTGGAAATCAAAAACAAGTGATTCAATTGGCAGAAGCATTTTCAGAAGCACAATATGCTTGGAGACCTATGGATGGAGTGAATTCTGTTAGCGAAGCACTTTTACACGTCGCTGGCGGAAATTACTTTTTAGCATCAAAAATGGGCTTTGCTCCACCAGAAGATGTAGATGTAATGGGCTTAACTAAAATTTCAGGAAAAGAAAATATCATAGCTGCACTAAAAAAATCTAATGAATTTGTTCTTGCCTCTATTTTGATGGTTAAAAATGACAATCTAACGGATGAAGTAGATTTTGGATTTGCAAAAATGAGCACCTTAGCAGGCCTTCTAGCTATAATGGAACACAATGGGGAACATAAGGGACAGTTGATTGCTTACGCTAGATCTAACAATGTTACACCACCTTGGAGCTTAAATTAA
- the pruA gene encoding L-glutamate gamma-semialdehyde dehydrogenase, which yields MGKGFFKVPTAINEPIKGYVPGSPEREEVLKQYKSYFNGSVDVPLYIGSEEIKTGNTRTMSPPHDHNHIVGTYHVAEKKHVTQAIDNALASRSAWANLPWEQRAAIFLKAAELLAGPYRAKINAATMIAQSKTIHQAEIDAACEFIDFLRFNVQYMTEIYQEQPASAPGIWNRVEFRPLEGFIYAITPFNFTAIAGNLPASAAMMGNVVVWKPSDSQIFSAKVIVDVFKEAGLPDGVINVVYGDPVMITETVLDSPDFAGIHFTGSTHVFKELWKQIGNNIHTYKTYPKIVGETGGKDFIVAHKTANPSQVSTAIVRGSFEFQGQKCSAASRVYLPKSIANEVLENVKADLKSINKPGSPEDMSNFVTAVIHEGSFDKLAKYIDQAKKDDNAEVIAGGNYDKSKGYFIEPTVIVTTDPKYTTMETELFGPVVTIYVYEDENWAETLKLVDSTSEYALTGAVLATDRYVIEEATKALQNCAGNFYINDKPTGAVVGQQPFGGARASGTNDKAGSAQNLLRWVSPRLIKETFVTPVDYRYPFLG from the coding sequence ATGGGTAAAGGATTTTTCAAAGTTCCGACAGCTATCAACGAACCTATAAAAGGATACGTACCAGGATCTCCTGAGCGCGAAGAAGTTTTAAAACAATACAAATCATATTTCAACGGCAGTGTTGATGTTCCTTTATATATTGGAAGTGAAGAAATAAAAACAGGAAACACAAGAACAATGTCTCCTCCTCACGACCATAATCATATTGTAGGAACATACCATGTTGCAGAAAAAAAACATGTTACCCAAGCTATAGATAATGCTTTAGCCTCTAGAAGCGCTTGGGCTAATCTTCCTTGGGAACAAAGAGCTGCTATATTTTTAAAGGCTGCAGAATTGCTTGCAGGACCTTATAGAGCAAAAATTAATGCCGCTACAATGATAGCGCAATCTAAGACTATACATCAAGCAGAGATTGATGCTGCTTGTGAGTTTATTGATTTTCTACGTTTTAACGTACAGTACATGACGGAAATTTACCAAGAGCAGCCAGCATCTGCGCCTGGTATTTGGAACCGTGTTGAATTTAGACCTTTAGAAGGTTTCATTTATGCGATTACACCATTTAATTTCACAGCTATTGCAGGTAATTTACCAGCAAGTGCAGCAATGATGGGTAATGTTGTTGTTTGGAAACCAAGTGACAGCCAAATATTCTCAGCTAAAGTTATTGTTGATGTTTTCAAAGAGGCAGGTTTACCTGATGGTGTAATCAATGTTGTTTACGGAGATCCAGTGATGATCACCGAAACTGTTTTAGATAGTCCTGATTTTGCAGGGATTCACTTCACAGGATCTACACATGTGTTCAAAGAATTATGGAAACAAATTGGAAACAACATCCATACTTACAAAACATATCCAAAAATTGTTGGAGAAACAGGAGGTAAAGATTTTATTGTAGCGCACAAAACTGCAAACCCTAGTCAAGTTTCTACTGCAATTGTAAGAGGCTCTTTTGAATTCCAAGGTCAGAAATGTAGCGCAGCTTCTAGAGTATACCTTCCTAAATCTATCGCTAACGAAGTACTAGAAAACGTTAAGGCTGATTTAAAATCGATTAACAAACCTGGTTCTCCGGAGGACATGTCTAATTTTGTGACCGCTGTTATTCACGAAGGATCATTTGATAAATTGGCAAAGTATATTGACCAAGCTAAGAAAGATGACAACGCAGAAGTTATTGCTGGTGGTAATTACGACAAATCTAAAGGGTACTTCATTGAGCCTACTGTTATCGTAACTACAGATCCTAAATACACTACTATGGAAACGGAATTATTCGGACCTGTAGTAACCATATATGTATATGAAGATGAAAACTGGGCTGAAACATTAAAATTAGTAGACAGCACCTCTGAATATGCACTTACTGGAGCTGTATTAGCTACAGATCGTTATGTTATAGAAGAAGCAACCAAAGCATTACAAAATTGCGCAGGTAACTTTTATATTAATGACAAGCCAACTGGTGCTGTTGTAGGACAACAACCATTTGGTGGTGCAAGAGCTTCTGGTACCAATGATAAAGCGGGATCTGCTCAAAATTTATTACGTTGGGTATCTCCTAGACTAATTAAAGAAACATTTGTCACTCCTGTAGATTACAGATATCCGTTTTTAGGATAA
- the apaG gene encoding Co2+/Mg2+ efflux protein ApaG: protein MTTQITKGIKISVSTSFEGTFFKNYKTHYAFGYTITIENQSKDSVQLTSRHWKIYDSLNELEVLDGEGVIGKKPVILPGESHTYSSGCLLTSTIGAMKGHYNMVNFNTNEKFRVYIPTFKFSTPFTLN, encoded by the coding sequence ATGACAACTCAGATAACAAAAGGGATAAAAATTTCTGTAAGCACAAGTTTTGAAGGTACGTTTTTTAAAAATTACAAAACGCATTACGCCTTTGGATACACTATTACCATAGAAAACCAAAGCAAGGATTCTGTACAGCTAACTTCTCGTCATTGGAAAATATATGATTCTCTAAATGAATTAGAAGTTCTTGACGGCGAAGGAGTGATTGGAAAAAAACCAGTTATTTTACCTGGAGAATCTCACACCTACAGTTCCGGCTGTTTACTAACCTCTACAATTGGTGCCATGAAAGGTCATTACAATATGGTTAATTTTAACACTAATGAAAAATTTAGAGTATACATACCTACTTTTAAATTTAGTACTCCTTTTACCTTGAACTAA
- the rsmG gene encoding 16S rRNA (guanine(527)-N(7))-methyltransferase RsmG yields MDVNILVNHFPDLTEDQKRQFVLLADLYKDWNMKINVVSRKDIDELYLRHVLHSLGIAKVHQFLPGSSVIDVGTGGGFPGVPLAILFPETHFTLVDAIGKKIKVVDEVVAGLGIKNVTTINDRVENVKGKFDFIVSRAVAAMPTFVHWTKGKIKKDSLHERKNGILYLKGGDLSEELQGYKTVELFDLSDFYDYEFFETKKVVYLPLKYRG; encoded by the coding sequence ATGGATGTTAATATATTAGTTAATCACTTTCCAGATTTAACTGAGGATCAGAAAAGACAGTTTGTTTTGCTAGCAGACCTGTATAAGGATTGGAATATGAAGATTAATGTGGTTTCTAGGAAAGATATTGATGAATTGTATTTAAGACACGTTTTACATTCTTTGGGTATTGCTAAAGTACATCAGTTTCTACCGGGATCATCAGTAATTGACGTGGGTACTGGTGGCGGTTTCCCTGGAGTACCTTTGGCAATTTTATTTCCAGAAACCCACTTTACGCTTGTAGATGCTATAGGAAAAAAAATTAAAGTAGTTGATGAGGTTGTTGCCGGATTAGGTATTAAGAATGTGACTACTATAAATGATCGTGTAGAGAACGTTAAAGGAAAGTTTGACTTTATAGTGAGTAGGGCAGTAGCTGCTATGCCTACATTCGTTCACTGGACAAAAGGGAAAATAAAGAAGGACTCTTTGCATGAACGTAAAAACGGAATTTTATATTTAAAAGGAGGAGATCTTTCCGAAGAGTTGCAAGGATATAAAACTGTAGAGCTCTTTGATTTGTCTGATTTCTATGATTATGAATTCTTTGAAACTAAAAAGGTGGTCTATCTTCCTTTAAAATATAGAGGATAA